Proteins co-encoded in one Dreissena polymorpha isolate Duluth1 chromosome 12, UMN_Dpol_1.0, whole genome shotgun sequence genomic window:
- the LOC127852657 gene encoding nuclear receptor subfamily 1 group D member 2-like → MHDSDNLIVTSDSTVERMDVNDLQISKEGMQRFIPEEMSNGLSSPSPASKWYLVPSSVIAQCTMPPGKVAIPMYLIVDQPTPQTCNQTRHLLLDQPPSQLCNQPSHLILDQYPPQTCHQTSHMILNQLPTQTTTSQCSPTRDDMSSCGHSPPSSNSNSPINVVSELNGAKKKTKTKTLDFPRCQICDGESSGVHFGCYTCEACKNFFRRCMKKKSELSLASKKISTPHVCLTNRNCKISYKQSKTNCTACRFQKCIDLGMSSDKVQKGRKSLTQRTETIKKVKFMERQRESEFQDTIPPDIAMCESNEAQLGMATHPSNHLEIYGPRLRDGVSDVLESSGIHRVTRSLVEEIVIKLDKILIWEEDLATEELRESRMKEHYDTYSARALTFGKMSNVSQEEYHHLLKNYGIDIDNQWEMLKRGHDFMEHFLDSYCNYAKQLPNFSKLSLNDQISLLKHAHNDFGIVISHPFYNSEYKVFLDLTGDVFHTDEISNKFVTRENVNAHTDLFKQLQSLKLTKEETALLAAISLMSADRCELENPSLVEDSQLELTTLLRAEIRKRYDEKKG, encoded by the coding sequence ATGCATGATAGTGACAATCTTATAGTTACAAGTGACAGTACAGTAGAAAGAATGGATGTGAACGACTTGCAAATATCAAAGGAAGGTATGCAAAGGTTTATTCCTGAAGAAATGAGTAACGGACTTTCTTCTCCGTCACCAGCAAGCAAATGGTACCTCGTGCCGTCTTCAGTCATTGCACAATGCACAATGCCCCCAGGGAAGGTTGCCATTCCCATGTATTTGATAGTGGATCAACCTACTCCTCAGACTTGCAACCAAACGCGCCATCTGCTATTGGACCAGCCTCCTTCACAGTTATGCAATCAACCAAGCCATCTGATATTGGATCAATATCCTCCGCAGACATGCCATCAAACAAGCCATATGATTTTGAACCAGCTTCCTACTCAGACGACCACATCCCAGTGCTCTCCTACACGTGACGATATGTCTTCTTGTGGCCATTCTCCTCCTAGTTCCAACAGTAATTCACCAATAAATGTTGTTTCTGAACTGAATGGAGCAAAGaagaaaacgaaaacaaaaacgcTCGATTTCCCACGGTGCCAGATATGCGACGGTGAGTCTTCAGGTGTCCACTTCGGCTGTTATACATGTGAGGCATGTAAGAATTTTTTCAGGCGATGTATGAAGAAGAAAAGTGAATTAAGTCTTGCGTCAAAGAAGATAAGCACGCCTCATGTTTGTCTGACTAATAGAAACTGTAAAATATCGTATAAGCAATCAAAAACAAATTGCACGGCCTGTCGATTTCAAAAATGCATAGACCTGGGAATGTCATCCGACAAAGTTCAAAAAGGGAGAAAATCGCTTACGCAAAGAACAGAgacaattaaaaaagtaaaatttatgGAACGTCAGAGAGAAAGTGAGTTTCAAGATACAATTCCACCAGATATTGCTATGTGTGAATCAAATGAAGCCCAATTAGGAATGGCAACACATCCTTCAAACCACCTTGAAATATATGGGCCAAGACTCCGAGATGGCGTTTCTGATGTGCTTGAATCAAGTGGAATACATCGTGTAACAAGGTCTCTTGTTGAAGAGATTGTTATAAAGCTGGACAAAATTCTCATCTGGGAAGAGGATCTGGCAACTGAAGAGCTCCGCGAATCTAGAATGAAAGAACATTATGACACATATTCTGCAAGAGCACTTACGTTCGGTAAAATGAGTAATGTAAGTCAGGAGGAATATCACCACctcctaaaaaattatggcattgACATTGATAACCAATGGGAAATGCTGAAGCGAGGTCACGATTTCATGGAGCACTTCTTAGATAGCTACTGTAATTACGCAAAACAGCTACCTAATTTTTCAAAACTCAGTCTGAACGATCAAATTTCTCTGCTTAAACATGCACATAATGACTTTGGTATAGTCATAAGTCACCCTTTCTATAATTCAGAATATAAAGTTTTTCTCGATCTAACTGGCGACGTCTTCCACACTGACGAGATCTCTAACAAATTCGTGACTCGAGAGAATGTCAATGCGCATACCGATCTCTTTAAACAACTACAAAGTCTCAAACTAACAAAGGAGGAAACTGCACTTCTAGCAGCCATCTCGCTCATGTCTGCCGATCGCTGTGAACTGGAAAATCCAAGTCTAGTAGAAGATTCCCAGTTGGAGCTTACTACGTTATTACGGGCAGAGATAAGAAAAAGATACGACGAGAAGAAGGGTTGA